The proteins below are encoded in one region of Candidatus Poribacteria bacterium:
- a CDS encoding TonB-dependent receptor, translated as MGLQAPPLGKWFRICSLLLVLGAGIAPGEVGADNHETQQLVKITGTVVDNDTEAPIPEVTIRVADTKIQTTTDETGAFSLELPSGTYKIHASAPFYNTYVITDVQVSTDATPETLQVKLTPQVVKLDAIKLPVRLSQASERGLLEKRMRSSRIEDSISTEEISRLPASSAGEAIKRVTGVSIVGGRYVFVRGLGERYSNTLLNNVEIPSPEPNRRVVPMDIFPASLLASLQTVKTFSPDQPGGFAGGSVQVFTKDFPEELTMSLSMSSGFNTQATGADGLTYPGGDLDFLGFDDGSRDLPSIVQNRAADVPIRERGRFTPLGFTPKEIQEFGQSFSNVWSPERQSIPINQGYKFSLGNSNKILGKEFGYLGVISYGNSHSYGTQVRNAFRIGLNETLSPVTSYNVERSGNEVDWGSVLNTSLRFSPQHLLSIKTLFTHTAEDETRTWEGFNADRNTDMRSFRLRYVERQLFSGQLAGMHDFNFGAPALETTEEGPEQPDVSMEWRLTYSRASRDEPDTRENIYEDRGDGTYTFRDVTHSGSRFFFDLEDDEYNARVDWKIPLGAEGLFKFGGLLRDRARTFDVRRFRFLPADQVDATVNLSDPPEILFQTQNIAPRVFELRESTRSTDNYLADHNIYSSYLMLDLPITAKWQVMTGVRLESSDQTVTTYDPFSASGRPLIASLETLDWLPGLNVTYRLTDRMNLRLAASRTITRPDFRELAPFEFTDFVGGRTILGNPDLERTQIDNFDFRWETFPQIGGILAVSVFYKRFQKPIEQIVQPQAEVRITYENAESANNYGLELEARQNLGILTETLRKFSINTNAALISSQVVLPEDVGIQTSSERPLQGQCPYIVNVSIGFEDPNWGISSAIAYNIFGRRLSEVGNHGAPDVYEQPRGQLDASFSRTVANHFKFSISAKNLIDPYVRYKIGEATYLEYKLGRSFSFGISYNL; from the coding sequence CTGATAACCATGAAACACAGCAGCTCGTCAAAATAACGGGTACCGTTGTAGATAACGACACCGAGGCACCGATACCAGAGGTGACCATTCGGGTTGCCGATACCAAGATTCAAACCACAACGGATGAGACAGGTGCGTTTTCACTGGAATTGCCGAGCGGCACCTATAAGATTCACGCAAGCGCACCATTTTATAATACTTATGTCATTACCGATGTTCAGGTGAGCACAGACGCGACACCGGAAACACTTCAAGTCAAACTGACACCGCAAGTGGTAAAACTTGATGCAATCAAATTACCGGTCAGACTGAGCCAAGCCAGTGAGCGCGGTCTTCTTGAAAAGCGGATGCGCAGCTCACGAATTGAAGATAGTATCAGCACAGAAGAAATTAGCCGTCTCCCCGCCTCATCTGCCGGTGAGGCTATTAAACGGGTGACTGGGGTCAGCATTGTTGGTGGACGTTATGTGTTCGTCCGCGGACTCGGAGAACGCTACAGTAATACACTACTTAATAATGTTGAAATTCCGAGTCCTGAGCCGAACCGTCGGGTTGTGCCAATGGATATTTTCCCCGCAAGCCTCCTCGCGAGTCTACAGACAGTCAAAACCTTCTCCCCCGACCAGCCGGGCGGTTTTGCTGGCGGTTCTGTTCAAGTGTTCACCAAAGACTTCCCAGAAGAACTCACAATGTCCCTGTCAATGTCAAGCGGTTTCAACACACAAGCAACAGGAGCAGACGGCTTGACATACCCGGGTGGCGATTTGGATTTCTTAGGATTTGACGACGGTTCGCGCGATTTGCCCAGCATTGTCCAAAATCGAGCAGCAGACGTACCAATTCGTGAACGAGGGCGTTTTACACCCTTAGGATTCACCCCCAAAGAAATTCAGGAGTTCGGTCAATCGTTTTCCAATGTCTGGTCGCCAGAACGACAATCCATACCAATCAACCAAGGTTATAAATTCAGTCTCGGTAATAGCAACAAGATTCTCGGTAAAGAGTTCGGCTATTTAGGTGTAATCTCTTACGGCAATAGTCATAGTTACGGCACACAGGTTCGCAACGCCTTCCGGATCGGTTTGAACGAGACGCTTTCACCTGTAACTTCGTATAACGTTGAACGGAGTGGTAACGAAGTGGATTGGGGGAGCGTCCTAAATACCAGTCTCCGTTTCTCTCCACAACACTTACTCAGCATAAAGACGCTTTTCACACACACGGCTGAAGACGAAACGCGAACATGGGAGGGCTTCAACGCTGATAGAAACACAGATATGCGGAGTTTCCGCCTCCGATACGTTGAACGCCAACTCTTCTCCGGACAACTCGCAGGAATGCACGACTTTAACTTTGGCGCGCCCGCATTGGAAACTACAGAAGAAGGCCCAGAACAACCCGATGTCTCTATGGAGTGGCGACTGACCTATTCTCGTGCATCACGCGATGAACCCGACACGCGTGAAAATATTTACGAAGATAGAGGCGATGGAACATACACTTTCCGTGATGTCACACATAGCGGTAGTCGGTTCTTCTTTGATCTTGAGGACGATGAATACAACGCACGGGTTGATTGGAAAATTCCACTTGGTGCCGAAGGTCTCTTCAAATTCGGTGGACTCTTGCGAGATCGGGCGCGGACGTTTGACGTACGTAGATTTAGATTCCTACCTGCTGACCAAGTAGACGCTACCGTCAATCTATCCGATCCACCTGAAATCCTTTTCCAAACGCAAAACATAGCCCCTCGTGTCTTTGAATTGCGGGAATCCACTCGCTCTACGGATAACTATCTTGCAGACCACAATATCTACTCAAGCTACTTGATGCTCGATCTACCGATTACCGCAAAATGGCAGGTCATGACCGGGGTCCGATTGGAGTCTTCGGATCAAACGGTTACCACCTACGATCCATTCTCTGCCTCAGGAAGACCGCTTATAGCGAGTCTGGAAACTCTCGATTGGCTGCCGGGGTTGAATGTAACGTATCGCCTAACAGATCGGATGAATCTGCGCCTCGCAGCATCTCGCACGATTACACGCCCCGATTTTCGGGAACTCGCGCCTTTTGAATTTACAGACTTCGTCGGCGGTAGAACGATTCTTGGCAATCCTGATTTGGAGCGGACTCAGATCGACAATTTCGATTTCCGTTGGGAAACTTTTCCCCAGATAGGCGGCATTCTGGCGGTAAGTGTGTTCTATAAACGGTTCCAAAAACCGATCGAGCAGATCGTCCAACCCCAGGCAGAAGTCCGAATCACCTATGAAAACGCCGAAAGTGCTAACAATTACGGTTTGGAGTTAGAAGCTCGCCAGAATTTAGGCATCCTCACAGAGACATTACGTAAATTTTCCATCAACACAAACGCTGCACTGATTTCCTCACAAGTGGTTTTACCGGAAGATGTTGGTATTCAGACCTCCTCCGAACGTCCACTACAAGGACAGTGTCCTTACATCGTTAACGTCTCCATCGGTTTTGAAGATCCCAACTGGGGTATTTCCAGCGCAATTGCCTATAATATCTTTGGGCGTAGGCTCTCCGAGGTAGGTAATCACGGAGCACCGGATGTTTACGAGCAACCACGTGGGCAGTTGGACGCGAGTTTCAGCCGAACGGTTGCCAATCACTTCAAATTCAGCATTTCGGCGAAAAACCTGATTGACCCCTACGTCCGTTACAAGATAGGAGAAGCAACCTATCTTGAGTATAAGCTCGGTAGATCGTTCTCGTTTGGAATAAGCTACAATTTGTAG